In one window of Pieris brassicae chromosome 10, ilPieBrab1.1, whole genome shotgun sequence DNA:
- the LOC123715772 gene encoding uncharacterized protein LOC123715772 isoform X7, whose translation MDKESGEGGDAAAKQPPDGQFDPSALFGAYWGRDGASNAAAAQAQAQAQAALFGFGSRYPPPTTLGVAANQAASLGLHPAASAAWWSMASHLAAQDYLARLQATGLNLSPLNDPYAALSALSGSGLKQNKPPKQPSRNERSGRTSTSSSMSSKDKTPATSTNSQHNMNDWASTYGFPKTSSPSTMASQSLSSLASLNNLAQQPLQSKSSSKQPQPPPNRKSSTKEKDRDLSVLRSELMLAQAAAQGAYHAAVAAAAKGKNMPLPYPFGMPGSEKDRRSGIDSLTGLPHNLLSAALEGGDPASVLGGVRLPPDTEIIKYTSSLTGPKVPAGSTNRGRKKTISLDPPHVSLHPSSDRSTPLPNKRQKVDEYGNSRSSVEVIRLPNKPDRSSNSLSATPPPNLSDYAGISRELLQTIASQSGVSLAALERQLAGANPTDSGLNLSVKSGTEDTPMDLGAKSTEDDAPLNLSLKPTPPNSQASDALSRLTSLSSSLSASNERISRRKPGAKPRRVAPEPNECPRPRSSGSEDSESVPPWPTREGRPRNLGRGVSKPKKNTVASLLAQSRALGLRPALAQQLLGETDLEKLRALVGEGASTDSECQQSDSNPSDSDASDSGRKLDALLRLPLALGWKRVTVIKGLSRNCNIKGDVSYSPPEPHTALHIKSTQELQNYLDANPCPALSLDNFSFSSRTVLGEYVQTSADTDPIIFTETDISKRLEEARALAALAGPRSTPPPVERRIELARRQQAARDARRDASHRNRDQARLVREYERSEKAELVKREKEVRSQQLVEAKKRKQEDAEKQKNEEQTKRQQEREIKRHQAMLLKEQAFTYGSVQQKYITEERERRRQHTTFIRQLDSRRRWEERERRKHQNLLDRLLVKEKKLQQRRKEMELLSELRRPQEDSSLSDQKPLPNLDRIQGLKVSGQAFADLLQVYEFLHNFGQALGIDVEALPTLDTLQQGLIPDYNQEAENELIIVLTRLLVLSIEDPGIPHPGRHTTLLGQAIRLGDIRPENLSEVLRIYLYANATGEVKALTGLTVERERERRVADHHQSDAEMQQTCVSTKNAAYYEHLHNNSTYKLSEMLRDKPFVSLNPSSKARMLAYLCDELLQSKAVLRAVDASLDHLNQLRKERYLMDAKIRKVRSLYQRKLRAEQTEKQQALALERMQRLVEESSGIMRSPARETPEKSETPKKESSLSPEDKPGTPSPYKEEEPSDKELSPLKELSKKEILNNNKEEIPVEGKDKDSVMGDDVLSDLESEGTQPEEDEDKNLSSEELSRKLEKLLRQSEQQVLQLAAASNSLRATCYGQDRYWRRYWSLGKCGGVLVEGMESAQSEIMAYHEKLEDAKINGVKFESKQEIKSEDIKTEENQDKVSDAEAEQELRSIKSELNLSDKTQIIKYEPNKIVCKVEGIKMEEKYIQQKSHEEEDMLDIEDSIPTAFLVQKPSHKPLFASQAEPVDKPQDIIKLENPAKTEPIDKEQEEPKDSLVNNLEELRKMAEAVSSQLDAAKKAENEIKEEKQEQQDMETDSANTHLYSKMLDGKWFSILRHENAFLNNINEEKYDVPKYCDNEHTCSEIIQCQGHKWDVSNNLHLLNDPSLFTLNSMVTSVQVPCNNVYADSSLTLSGLDQDMMDATLNNTEMEVEETKEPENDLEKELQADSTKADLATQKAKASGLNSLGLLNFNALSTYVTCDSPPPIQMSPDELDQLEHCKIHGLPKKVDGNFVPKDLRHGWWRITESEQMKQVLDSLHPRGVRERELHASLIQHLPTVNNKLYIDKGDTSLTQLSVSPLDTTDYTPPDEPGSFCANTARRVDMALLSMVEALEERVVAASMQVKGWRPSCLPLAPDASGAEIVAWARHQLAQLEAHVERRYLKPPLVQRYASTNDANLGAMLQSEHGNASATSPQNSENNEGKETRGIARGLSTWRDAVSRCNTAAQLAMLLHALESHIAWDKSIMKANCQFCLCGDNEDQLLLCDGCDKGYHTYCFKPRMDKIPEGDWYCWECVNKARGERVCIVCGAGTGAGRLVPCALCVRAYHADCHYPPLLKNPRGKWYCAQCISRAPPKKPRKSNKRDSKHKDMSNIDLDASMVPSPAPSHASTSTTAEECTPSVLHTPEKDHDKMEENVEHENGHNVSELPLPMPEDGTPEKHRALQFVAGNGAIPHEEPHVDGHENHEAENAPLLSRAKKEKSTAKKLNKELQFCKNLLCDMECHEHAWPFLIPVNTKQFPQYKKVIKCPMDLSTIRRKLQESGYKCKEEFASDVRLIFSNCEIFNEDDSPCGRAGHSMRQFFETRWAQI comes from the exons cCTACTGGGGTCGAGATGGTGCCAGCAATGCGGCAGCTGCGCAAGCGCAGGCGCAGGCGCAAGCCGCACTCTTCGGCTTTGGCTCCCGCTACCCGCCACCCACCACGCTCGGTGTCGCAGCCAACCAGGCGGCATCACTTGGACTACATCCCGCTGCTA GTGCAGCATGGTGGTCCATGGCCTCGCACTTGGCGGCCCAGGATTACTTAGCGCGATTGCAGGCTACTGGACTTAACCTATCTCCATTAAACGACCCCTATGCAGCCCTTTCCGCTCTTTCGGGCTCCGGTCTTAAACAGAATAAGCCGCCAAAACAGCCTAGCAGAAATGAAAG atcAGGACGTACTAGTACATCTTCGAGTATGTCATCGAAAGACAAAACTCCCGCAACAAGTACCAACTCGCAACATAATATGAACGATTGGG cATCTACATATGGTTTCCCCAAAACCTCGTCTCCATCAACAATGGCGTCGCAGTCCCTCTCCAGCTTGGCCTCCCTCAATAACCTAGCCCAGCAACCGCTGCAAAGCAAATCCTCCAGTAAACAGCCACAACCACCCCCAAATA GAAAGTCATCAACGAAAGAGAAAGATCGAGATTTATCTGTATTGCGAAGTGAGTTAATGTTAGCCCAGGCTGCTGCTCAAGGCGCGTATCACGCTGCCGTAGCAGCTGCCGCTAAGGGAAAG AACATGCCTCTACCTTATCCTTTCGGAATGCCCGGTTCAGAGAAGGACAGACGTAGTGGCATTGATTCCTTGACTGGCCTACCACATAATTTACTcag tgCTGCGCTGGAAGGAGG tgATCCAGCGTCAGTGTTGGGTGGAGTGAGGCTTCCACCAGACACAGAAATTATCAAGTATACCTCTTCATTAACGGGACCTAAG GTTCCGGCGGGGTCAACTAACCGTGGTCGCAAAAAGACTATTTCATTGGACCCGCCTCACGTATCTCTTCACCCGTCCAGTGATAGAAGCACCCCGCTACCTAATAAGAGGCAGAAAGTT gaTGAGTATGGCAATTCAAGATCATCGGTGGAGGTGATTAGACTGCCAAATAAACCAGACAGATCATCAAATTCTTTATCAGCCACTCCACCACCCAATCTCTCAGATTATGctg GTATTTCAAGGGAACTACTACAAACTATAGCAAGTCAAAGTGGAGTTAGTTTAGCGGCGCTTGAACGGCAGTTAGCTGGTGCCAACCCGACTGACTCGGGACTAAACTTAAGTGTCAAGTCTGGTACAGAAGATACTCCAATGGACCTAGGTGCCAAATCTACTGAGGACGATGCGCCTTTAAATTTATCCTTAAAACCTACGCCAC CAAATTCACAAGCATCGGATGCATTATCAAGACTTACATCGCTTAGCAGCTCACTCAGTGCGTCAAATGAAAGAATAT CACGTCGTAAGCCTGGCGCAAAACCGCGACGTGTAGCTCCCGAACCCAATGAATGCCCTCGACCACGTTCCAGTGGGAGTGAGGACAGTGAAT ccGTGCCTCCCTGGCCTACTCGGGAGGGACGTCCGCGTAACCTAGGGCGTGGCGTAAGCAAGCCCAAGAAGAATACCGTCGCATCACTTCTTGCGCAAAGTCGCGCCCTTGGCTTACGGCCTGCGCTCGCGCAACAGTTATTAGGAGAGACTGATTTG GAGAAACTACGTGCGTTAGTGGGCGAAGGGGCGAGTACGGACTCTGAATGCCAGCAGTCTGATAGCAATCCATCCGACTCGGACGCAAGTGATTCAGGCAGGAAGCTAGATGCGTTACTACGGCTGCCTTTGGCTTTAG GTTGGAAGCGGGTGACAGTAATAAAGGGTCTGTCTCGTAACTGCAATATTAAGGGTGATGTGAGTTATTCCCCACCAGAGCCTCACACCGCTCTTCATATCAAGTCCACTCAGGAGTTACAGAAT TACCTAGACGCTAACCCGTGTCCGGCATTATCGCTGGATAACTTCAGCTTCAGTTCGCGAACAGTTTTAGGAGAGTACGTCCAGACGTCCGCCGATACGGACCCCATAATCTTTACTGAAACTGACATCTCCAAGag GCTAGAGGAAGCCCGAGCATTGGCAGCGTTAGCTGGGCCTAGGTCTACGCCCCCGCCCGTAGAAAGGCGAATAGAACTCGCACGAAGACAACAAGCAGCAAGGGACGCTAGGAGGGATGCATCTCATAGAAATCGGGATCAG GCCCGCCTAGTTCGTGAATACGAACGTTCTGAAAAGGCTGAACTAGTTAAACGGGAAAAAGAGGTCAGAAGTCAACAGTTAGTAGAG GCTAAGAAACGAAAGCAAGAGGATGCTGAAAAACAGAAAAATGAGGAACAGACGAAAAGACAacag gaGAGAGAAATAAAAAGACATCAGGCGATGTTACTCAAGGAGCA GGCGTTCACGTACGGCTCCGTACAGCAAAAGTATATAACTGAG GAACGTGAAAGAAGACGTCAACACACAACGTTTATCAGACAACTTGACTCGAGAAGAAGGTGGGAAGAAAGAGAACGAAGAAAACACCAGAATCTTTTAGACCGATTGTTAGTTAAAGAGAAGAAGTTACAGCAAAGACGTAAAGAGATGGAGCTGTTGTCTGAATTGAG GAGACCACAAGAAGACTCATCCCTGTCAGACCAGAAGCCGCTTCCCAACCTGGACAGGATACAAGGTCTCAAAGTCTCGGGGCAGGCCTTCGCTGATCTCCTACAAGTTTATGAGTTCCTACACAACTTTGGACAAGCGCTTGGTATTG ATGTTGAAGCGCTGCCAACATTAGACACACTACAGCAGGGTCTTATACCAGACTACAACCAAGAAGCTGAAAATGAGCTCATAATAGTTCTGACTAGACTTTTAGTTCTCTCAATTG AGGATCCGGGTATACCGCACCCGGGACGACATACAACGCTGCTGGGTCAGGCGATACGTCTCGGTGATATACGGCCTGAAAATCTCAGCGAGGTGCTGCGCATATACCTTTATGCTAACGCTACGGGCGAGGTTAAGGCTTTGACGG GACTAACAGTGGAAAGAGAACGAGAACGTCGTGTTGCTGATCATCATCAGAGCGATGCTGAGATGCAACAAACCTGCGTGAGCACCAAAAACGCGGCATACTACGAGCATCTACACAATAATAGCACTTATAAACTATCAG AAATGCTTCGAGACAAACCCTTCGTCTCGCTAAACCCGAGTAGTAAGGCGCGAATGTTGGCATATCTTTGTGACGAGCTACTACAAAGCAAGGCCGTCCTAAGGGCAGTGGATGCTTCATTAGACCACCTCAACCAGCTTCGAAAGGAGAGATACCTCATGGATGCTAAAATACGGAA AGTTCGATCACTCTACCAACGCAAGTTACGGGCGGAACAAACTGAGAAGCAACAAGCTCTAGCATTGGAGAGAATGCAGCGGCTGGTAGAAGAAAGTTCTGGAATTATGCGTTCACCTGCTCGTG AAACTCCAGAAAAGTCAGAAACACCGAAAAAAGAGTCATCTCTCTCACCAGAGGACAAACCCGGTACACCATCCCCATACAAGGAAGAGGAGCCAAGTGACAAGGAACTGTCGCCCTTAAAAGAGCTGAGCAAAAAGGAGattttaaacaacaataaagAAGAAATTCCGGTGGAAGGAAAGGACAAAGATAGCGTTATGGGTGACGATGTATTGAGCGATTTGGAGAGTGAAGGGACACAGCCTGAAGAG GACGAAGACAAGAATCTATCATCTGAAGAGTTATCAAGGAAATTAGAGAAATTGTTACGACAATCCGAACAGCAGGTGTTGCAACTTGCCGCCGCTTCCAATTCATTGAGGGCCACGTGTTATGGACAAGACAG gtATTGGCGTCGTTACTGGTCCTTGGGCAAATGTGGAGGTGTTTTGGTGGAAGGTATGGAGTCAGCTCAATCCGAAATTATGGCGTATCATGAGAAACTAGAGGATGCTAAAATTAACGGCGTCAAATTCGAATCAAAac AAGAAATAAAATCTGAAGATATTAAGACTGAGGAAAACCAAGACAAGGTGTCTGATGCTGAAGCTGAACAGGAACTCCGGAGTATCAAGAGTGAACTTAACCTCAGTGACAAGACTCAGATTATCAAATATGAACccaataaaattgtttgtaaggTTGAAG gaATAAAAATGGAAGAGAAATACATCCAACAAAAGAGCCACGAGGAAGAAGACATGTTGGACATTGAAGATTCCATTCCGACCGCATTTTTAGTACAAAAACCTTCACATAAACCGCTCTTTGCAAGTCAAGCCGAGCCCGTAGACAAACCACAGGATATAATTAAACTTGAAAATCCCGCCAAAACGGAACCAATCGACAAAGAACAGGAAGAGCCTAAAGACTCGCTAGTCAACAATTTGGAGGAACTCCGCAAAATGGCGGAAGCCGTATCTTCACAATTGGACGCGGCTAAGAAAGCAGAAAATGAGATCAAAGAAGAAAAACAAGAACAGCAGGACATGGAAACAGATTCCGCGAATACGCATCTATATTCAAAGATGTTGGACGGAAAATGGTTCTCCATACTGCGGCATGAGAACgctttcttaaataatataaacgaaGAGAAATATGACGTACCTAAATATTGTGATAACGAACACACATGTAGTGAAATCATACAATGCCAGGGTCATAAATGGGACGTCTcaaataatttgcatttaTTAAATGACCCGAGTTTGTTCACACTAAATAGTATGGTGACGAGTGTACAGGTGCCGTGTAATAATGTGTATGCGGATTCTAGTCTAACATTGTCAGGCTTGGACCAAGACATGATGGACGCCACTTTGAATAATACAGAAATGGAAGTCGAGGAGACGAAGGAACCG GAAAATGATTTGGAAAAAGAACTCCAAGCGGACTCCACAAAAGCGGACCTTGCCACTCAAAAGGCGAAAGCTTCTGGTCTAAATAGCCTAGGGCTTCTAAACTTCAATGCCTTATCGACGTATGTCACCTGCGATTCACCACCTCCGATACAAATGTCGCCTGACGAACTGGACCAGCTGGAGCACTGTAAAATTCATGGCTTGCCTAAGAAGGTGGATGGAAATTTTGTTCCTAAAGATCTAAG acATGGCTGGTGGAGAATAACAGAATCGGAACAAATGAAACAAGTGCTTGACTCGTTACACCCACGTGGAGTGAGAGAGAGGGAACTACATGCGTCGCTTATCCAACATCTACCCACAGTTAATAATAAG cTTTATATTGACAAAGGTGACACATCTTTAACGCAACTGTCAGTGTCACCTCTAGATACCACAGATTATACACCACCTGACGAACCTGGCTCATTCTGTGCTAATACTGCAAGGAGGGTCGATATGGCTTTGTTATCTATG GTGGAAGCCCTAGAAGAAAGAGTGGTAGCTGCCTCTATGCAAGTAAAGGGCTGGCGTCCGAGCTGTTTGCCCCTTGCCCCAGACGCCTCCGGGGCAGAAATAGTCGCCTGGGCGCGTCACCAACTTGCCCAACTCGAAGCTCACGTGGAGAGGCGATATTTGAAACCGCCCCTGGTACAAAGGTACGCTAG tacAAACGACGCTAACCTCGGAGCGATGCTGCAAAGTGAACACGGTAATGCATCTGCTACGTCTCCGCAAAATTCAGAGAACAATGAGGGAAAAG AAACTCGTGGCATTGCCCGTGGTCTCTCAACATGGCGTGATGCAGTATCTCGGTGTAACACGGCCGCACAACTCGCGATGTTGCTTCATGCGCTGGAGTCGCATATTGCGTGGGACAAGAGTATTATGAAGGCT AATTGTCAGTTCTGTCTGTGTGGTGACAATGAGGATCAGCTGTTGTTATGCGATGGTTGTGATAAAGGCTATCATACATATTGCTTTAAACCGAGGATGGACAAAATACCTGAAGGAGATTG GTACTGCTGGGAGTGCGTGAACAAGGCCCGTGGGGAGCGCGTGTGCATCGTGTGCGGGGCGGGGACGGGCGCGGGTAGACTCGTGCCTTGCGCCTTATGCGTACGCGCATACCACGCAGACTGTCATTATCCTCCATTGCTCAAG aatccTCGCGGCAAGTGGTATTGCGCTCAGTGCATATCGCGAGCTCCACCCAAGAAACCGCGTAAATCAAACAAACGCGACTCCAAACATAAGGACATGTCTAACATTGATCTAGACGCGTCTATGGTACCCAG TCCAGCGCCATCTCACGCATCAACATCGACAACTGCGGAGGAATGTACTCCTAGCGTGTTACATACACCTGAGAAGGACCACGACAAAATGGAAGAAAATGTTGAACATGAAAATggacataatg TATCAGAGCTACCATTACCAATGCCTGAGGATGGTACACCGGAAAAGCATCGCGCTCTTCAGTTTGTGGCCGGGAATGGCGCCATACCACACGAAGAACCACATGTTGATG GACATGAAAATCACGAAGCGGAGAACGCCCCCTTACTGTCTCGTGCAAAGAAAGAAAAGAGCACAGCGAAAAAACTGAATAAGGAACTACAGTTTTGCAA AAACCTTCTTTGCGATATGGAATGCCACGAGCACGCTTGGCCGTTCTTGATTCCAGTCAACACCAAACAGTTCCCGCAGTACAAGAAAGTCATTAAGTGTCCAATGGACTTGTCCACTATCCGAAGGAAGCTTCAGGAGTCAGG atacAAATGCAAGGAAGAATTCGCATCGGACGTACGCCTCATATTTAGCAATTGTGAGATTTTCAACGAAGATGATAGTCCGTGTGGCCGAGCCGGACACAGCATGCGACAATTCTTCGAGACGCGCTGGGCGCAGATATGA